A part of Uloborus diversus isolate 005 chromosome 6, Udiv.v.3.1, whole genome shotgun sequence genomic DNA contains:
- the LOC129224922 gene encoding heme-binding protein 2-like produces MSACSRRGVECIEYQIVSRHQGYEERQYPATTWVSTTADGPSLDQANKDMYPKLFNYFQGNNVKGIKMNSTTPMRTRIVPCHGATCSTIFIMSFLIPFEVSENTPYPLDMSLFIEKDPAVRYVVRTFEGRPTETEWLEESHKLAQQVRKDPAIDKSYYYTVWYDPPYQLFHRINEIWMVKKTEKLIHANVEYETTDPSETKDIKTAS; encoded by the exons ATGAGCGCATGTTCTAGAAGAGGAGTAGAATGCATTGAATATCAGATTGTGAGCAGGCATCAG GGCTATGAAGAGCGCCAATATCCTGCCACTACCTGGGTAAGCACGACAGCTGATGGACCTTCACTGGACCAGGCCAACAAGGATATGTACCCTAAGCTGTTCAACTATTTCCAAGGAAACAACGTTAAAG GCATAAAGATGAACTCTACAACACCTATGCGTACTCGTATAGTGCCATGCCATGGAGCTACCTGCTCAACCATCTTCATCATGTCTTTTCTCATCCCGTTTGAGGTGTCTGAGAACACACCATACCCTCTGGACATGTCACTCTTCATAGAGAAGGATCCTGCTGTCCGTTACGTAGTCAG GACATTTGAGGGCAGGCCAACAGAAACTGAATGGCTGGAAGAATCCCACAAACTGGCCCAACAGGTCAGGAAAGATCCCGCGATTGACAAGAGCTACTATTACACCGTGTGGTATGATCCTCCCTACCAACTCTTCCACAGAATCAACGAGATATGGATGGTGAAAAAAACCGAAAAATTGATTCATGCAAATGTTGAATATGAAACTACAGATCCTTCAGAAACAAAGGACATtaaaactgcttcataa